Within the Vigna angularis cultivar LongXiaoDou No.4 chromosome 10, ASM1680809v1, whole genome shotgun sequence genome, the region atagattttaacttataattatgatactatattaaaaaattaatttaaatcaaattcaatttcacaatactgatttataaaataagatttatattgACTTACAACTTgtgaattgattatattttaattgaagtacaactttatatatatatatatatatatatatatatatatatatatatatatatatatattaaatttatttatgttttctattttttaacaaattcacTTTTACTCGATTAATTATCACAAGCCTGTTTTCCTACAAAAATTAACTAGTTATATAACTTTTCTTTGAAAAAGAGTAtggacaaaattaaaaacaaatatatatatatatatatatatatatatatatatatatatatatatatatatattaatttatacgTCAATTTCATTAGCGAAATACAACTGGACATAAATAAATGTGACAGAGTTTATTTAGATACGATAAAGACAGACTGTCTTTTTGTTTGGTATAATCAAATGGAAAATTTGCAAAATACTTTAACACAGGAATCTGTTTCATTAGAAACAATGTTCCAGCGTAATTGTAAGCATCAAACCTATTTATATAACCCAACGGTTATATAATGATACATGAATGGATAATATTGTTATCTGcgtacttttattttattttttaaaaaaactcaaatacaaaagtatatatacttttttttattcaaattaatttatagtacAGTCTGGATTTGGTAAATTTGTTAAGCTTTTTGTATTCCAATTTCGTTCACCTTTTTAATATTCCAgtttaaaatagttttcttaACACTCTTAGCTATAAGTAACACTTGTTTTTTAGGCGAGCTTATTATTTTGGCCCAATTGAAAAGGAGTTTCAATTTGCACACACACAATACCCATATGCTGATATAAAGTTGTATGATTCATGTGGGTTTAGAAGTTTTCTTTCTACACCCCACAAGTTTCTTCTATCACCTTCAGATATTGTTGATTCCAAAGTTTTCCCACGACATATATGCTTTTCATTCTTAACCTCACTTCATCATATcactacattattattattatgaagtTCTCTTGCATTCTATCCAGCacaataatttctaaaatataaagcaaaatattacattattatgaattatttataatttttaattaagatttgtgTATTCAAATTGAGCAAAGCTGTAACAGTTCCCAGACAAAGCTGTGAATGTACTGAGATATTTCTGTGGGAACCTTGGTAACTCTTCCAGAATCACTAAACTTCTCTCTCAAGTAAAAAATTCTGCTAAGAAATTATAGGTGGTAAAGTtttcattcaaatttattattcattttgcTCTTTATTCCAAAGGCAAATTAAACATTATGCTTGatcttttttttcataagaTTCAACACATAATAAGGTATCTTAATGCATTTTGGAAATTTAACTTACATGCATAATAACCAGTAAAATTTAacataacaaatatattaaaaatgaggggtattaagaaaattttaaaaatgaataaaaatatgtcTCATTCATATTAAAGGTagtattagaaaaaaatattaatataaacataattttgttaattatgatGAGCCAGTTAACTGagtattataaaaaacatattagaGAGAGTAATTGAACTAAAATAATCTATATCCAGTTTATTTGTATGTGTAGTGAtaatcaacaaataaaataaaataaaagcataatTTAAGTAAATACTTAACTGAAGTTCTGATTAAGAATGATTTGGACTTaatatgaaagaataaaagagaTTTGGCTTCATATTGAGGGAAAGAGAGAAGGGGAAAGACAGAGAGGAAGCAATGAATTTTGCAAATTCCCAATTGTTTCTTcccatctttttcttttttttcttcttcgtcaTTTCTCCCTTTCCCGCATTAGCGCAACAAACGTAAGCTCCAATTTCTTCCCCTCTTTCTCGACATCTATGGTTTTGTATAAAGTTCGCATTTTGAGTTCCTGATTGGTGATCCATAAAATTGCTTTGATCTAGTTTCCCTTAAAGTTTgaatcttttgtttgttttttgaaCTGGGCAGGGATTGGGACAGCGAAGAAACTCAACATAGAAACGGATTTGGGCGCAGAGTTCTTTTGAGTTTCAAAGAAAAACCCTCAGGAACTAACGTTACCTTTGAATGTGCTCCTTCGGGCCCCTGTGTTCCCTGCCTCTACTCTGAGAAGGTTCTCTTTTCCCCCCTCAAATTGGGGTGTGATCTTATACTAGTTGCAATTTTCTAACATAACTGGAGTTTCTCATAAACAGGGGTTCGACACTgagtatttgattttatttgttgtcatttctggatttagggtaTATAGTATTTGATTCGCTCTATTACTGGATTTGTTGATAGAGAATTGAACGGTGTATAAGTGTAGTCATTTCATTTTGCAACTAGCTAGATCATCGAGCGTTGTTAATAAGGTTGAAGGTTGATGCAATATATATGAATAGCCTATGTATACTGATCCGGATACAGTTTTTGATGTATTCTATTAAGTTATTTGTTGATTTAGGATTACAATAACATAACGGATTTAAGGAAATTCTATATCTTTGTACAGGCTTGTTCACAAGGCCTTGGTTCTGAACATAAATGTTGATGTGATGCGAAAGGGCTAGAGAATGAATGGGTTCGTGTTCATCAAAGAAATGAGATTCAAGTTCTTAATATTGAGTTTTCCTAATCCATAAGAATTTTTGTGAAGTGATTTAAGATGAAACCCTCTTTTTATGTGTGTGTTTATTACTTGATGTGATCTACATTAGATGTTATTTGCTCAGTTGTTTTTCAATAGcctcttttattttaatctgCAAGCTTTTCTTGGGGAGTTGTAGGGTGACAGCAAATATCGGTGCAGTGAGACTGGGTACCGGATCCCATTCAAATgtgtagaaattaaagattcaACAAAGGATGCAAAGAAAACAAAGTCTCAAAAAGGTCGGTCTTCTTTAGAAATTGGTGATGGTACTGCAGAATCTCAGAAAGTGTCATATGTTACTGGAGAGTATACTCATTCACAATCAGATAGAAGATTAGCTGAGGACTCATCGTCTTCAGATAATAGTTCCCAGGCTTACATCACTTATAGAAGCTGTATAACCCCAGTTAATGAAGAGAAGTTGTCAGTGCTTAATTTTGAGGTAATCTTAAGCTTTTAGCTCACTCTTTTCTTCAttggaaaaattaaatcatatgcTGTGCAGTTTATTCTGTTCAACTAATATATCCACATTAGAGGATTAACTTTTGTTGTCATTGTCAGTTGCTGTGATGTGTTGACATTAATATGCGAAACAAGctaaaaaaaatcactattaTCTTGATTTGATCTGCTGGAAAAGCTTTCTGTTTTCAACAACATCATTAAGGTCTGATTCGATAAATTTCTccataagagaaaaataagaagaaaaagttgagatGAGTTTGTGCATAAGCTAATTTGTAAAAACTCTCCagattcttaattttaattagtaCATAAGCTAATTTTAAGTTAGAGAtacttatataatttgtttcctttttttttctcttgtagAAGTGTTTATGGAAAAACTTTTAAGATacaattgaaatgaaaaatactattacTGTGCCACATCCGTGTGGTGTTTGAGATTGTTAACCTGTGTTTGTTAGTTCTCAGATGGTAAATGAAATTAGCAGAAAGAGTTTTGTAAAGGGTTGTATTATCTTTCCTTGTAGATTTTTTGTTTGTCTATACATGATTgtgagaagatgatgattaaAGTAGATATGATAAAGAAAGTAATGGTGTTATTGTGTGACAGGGGGTggtaatatttatgttaataatGAGTGGCTCAATGATATACCTAAGAAAAAGGAAGGCATCATCATCTATGTCTGGTTATGTAGCTGGAAGGGGTCAAAACAACTCTCgattttgaaattgaagagTGATTGTAATTCTAATTATTTAATGTATACTTAGTATACTTTAACTTCTTTCAACTTATCAACTCATGGATGGACCACGCTGTTATTATTCATTGCATTTTCAGCATAA harbors:
- the LOC108322505 gene encoding uncharacterized protein LOC108322505; amino-acid sequence: MNFANSQLFLPIFFFFFFFVISPFPALAQQTDWDSEETQHRNGFGRRVLLSFKEKPSGTNVTFECAPSGPCVPCLYSEKGDSKYRCSETGYRIPFKCVEIKDSTKDAKKTKSQKGRSSLEIGDGTAESQKVSYVTGEYTHSQSDRRLAEDSSSSDNSSQAYITYRSCITPVNEEKLSVLNFEGVVIFMLIMSGSMIYLRKRKASSSMSGYVAGRGQNNSRF